From Bifidobacterium longum subsp. longum JCM 1217, one genomic window encodes:
- a CDS encoding DUF4192 family protein produces the protein MNNNTPHKPRKNRHAKRHAAEQTEPFVFDELKTRSQEFRNDRRLRGAQQANADWVAEPLDEWLSCLDAGNTDLGRETMAAFAVGMRETLSIRDALILSLVIDESRCPKSWLMEFAARPHLARTRTRMGELLTCAFEDEGMMPDKERCHTGIGMLLDIAEASPVPYCIQPLAVIAYTLWWLGDPRAMVFALRCLLLDEDCSLAAMIFSAADRGVAPAWCSG, from the coding sequence ATGAACAACAACACGCCACACAAGCCGCGTAAGAACCGACACGCCAAACGGCACGCCGCCGAGCAGACGGAGCCCTTTGTCTTTGACGAGTTGAAGACGAGATCACAGGAATTTCGCAATGATCGCCGACTTCGAGGCGCGCAACAGGCTAATGCCGACTGGGTGGCCGAACCATTGGACGAATGGCTGTCTTGCCTCGATGCCGGGAACACCGACCTAGGCCGAGAGACGATGGCCGCGTTTGCGGTGGGCATGCGCGAGACCTTATCGATTCGTGATGCGCTGATTCTCTCGTTGGTTATTGATGAAAGCCGTTGCCCCAAGTCATGGCTCATGGAATTCGCGGCGCGACCGCATCTGGCGCGTACGAGAACACGAATGGGCGAGCTGCTGACCTGCGCATTCGAGGATGAAGGCATGATGCCGGATAAGGAGCGTTGCCATACCGGCATCGGTATGTTGCTCGATATCGCCGAAGCCTCACCGGTGCCGTACTGCATACAGCCATTGGCCGTAATCGCCTACACCTTATGGTGGCTGGGCGATCCGCGAGCAATGGTGTTCGCCTTGCGATGCCTGCTGCTCGATGAGGATTGTTCGCTGGCGGCGATGATATTCTCAGCCGCCGATCGAGGCGTGGCACCGGCATGGTGCTCGGGCTGA
- a CDS encoding polyprenyl synthetase family protein gives MCTTANNREIIEPRIIQLVRELTAAPATDEVADALKPVMEQVVDQAASSSQGGKRLRALLALDAFDILAGDVTPDWRDAMIDLACAIEVFQTAALVHDDIIDESDLRRGKPSAHHALEQAVHSGAIGRGLGLMLGDILATACIEITRRSASRLPNTDALNEAFLTMQREVEIGQVLDLAVEMTPLSNPEALANASLNVFRWKTASYTTIAPLLLALLAAGESPDQARHCALAVGRPLGLAFQLADDLLDVVGSSRNTGKPIGGDIREGKRTVLLADALSAADTADKADLIAIFEADCRNDNQVARTIELFTSTGALDRSRERIAALWGESRKAIAGLELNSEAQRRLTEACARFIPESLR, from the coding sequence ATGTGCACAACTGCTAACAACCGCGAAATCATCGAGCCACGCATCATTCAGTTGGTGCGGGAACTGACTGCCGCCCCCGCCACCGACGAGGTTGCCGACGCCCTGAAACCGGTGATGGAACAGGTTGTGGACCAAGCCGCCTCCTCCAGCCAAGGAGGCAAACGACTGCGTGCGCTGCTCGCATTGGACGCCTTCGATATTCTTGCCGGCGACGTGACTCCTGATTGGCGTGATGCCATGATCGACCTAGCCTGCGCCATTGAAGTGTTTCAGACGGCCGCACTGGTGCATGACGACATCATCGACGAATCCGATCTGCGCCGGGGCAAGCCTTCCGCACATCATGCCTTGGAGCAGGCCGTACACAGCGGTGCCATAGGCCGTGGCTTGGGCCTGATGCTCGGCGACATTCTGGCCACTGCCTGCATTGAAATCACACGCCGGTCCGCCAGCCGTCTTCCCAACACCGATGCCCTGAACGAGGCGTTTCTTACCATGCAGCGCGAGGTGGAAATCGGCCAAGTACTGGACTTGGCCGTCGAGATGACCCCGCTGTCTAATCCCGAAGCTCTGGCGAACGCCTCATTGAACGTATTCCGCTGGAAGACAGCCAGTTACACCACCATCGCTCCACTGCTGCTTGCACTGCTGGCCGCAGGAGAGAGCCCGGATCAGGCCAGACATTGCGCGTTGGCCGTCGGCCGGCCGCTCGGACTGGCGTTCCAACTGGCGGATGACCTGTTGGATGTCGTCGGATCAAGCCGCAATACCGGAAAACCAATTGGCGGAGACATCCGAGAAGGCAAACGCACAGTGCTGTTGGCTGATGCTCTGTCTGCGGCAGATACGGCGGATAAGGCCGATCTGATTGCCATCTTCGAAGCGGATTGTCGCAATGACAACCAGGTGGCCCGCACCATTGAACTGTTCACGTCGACCGGTGCTCTTGATCGATCCCGCGAGCGCATCGCTGCCCTATGGGGTGAGTCCCGTAAGGCGATTGCCGGTCTTGAGCTGAATTCCGAAGCGCAACGCCGTCTGACCGAGGCTTGTGCGCGATTCATCCCCGAATCCTTGCGATAG
- a CDS encoding protein kinase domain-containing protein, producing MSENEPAQMIEGRYRIVRNIAEGGMATVYEAVDERLGRTVAIKVMHTQLAKGPHREQFVERFRREANSAASIANPHIVQVYDTGEFNGLDFLVMEYVHGVNLRHEMNTQGTFSVRETLRVVAETLDGLASAHRAGVVHRDIKPENILINDRGHVQITDFGLAKAASQATLSSTGMLLGTAAYLAPEMIENNQATAQGDLYSVGIMAWEMMTGKVPFDSDNPVTLVFKHVHEDVPSVATVCQGIDPSVAAFIAHLTARQVDARPADGAAAAEELSQLAAKLPLEAWQYRLHAEPIGGDHTDATAAALVGNIAEQAPLTGVPAGAATFEPSVPAFLVDDAASNTADTGGAADVNPPAPPVAPTTALDSSMLADASAPHKTQIMAQSGSETQVLPQAGDAFTRALALSDEPDVASNGTGPKKQRSKKPLIIVLVIVLVLAAIGGTAGWWWFAGPGSYWSVPKPDDVTCDANASTECSLAGADWATYESTLKALGIPYKTHKEYSDDVAEGKIISSSVNKTKAVVNSRISKRANQELTVVVSKGVRMTTIPKDILDANSANGKDPLNALKKAGFDNVKHDESKDEYSMDTPQGVALTISPDPGTTAKHNDEVTVTLSKGPMPVTMPNIVGKTQDEMQAALGELKLTANVTEQYDDKVEAGQVISASQEAGAQLKWGDSVDVVISKGPEMATIPSGLVGKQESAVTKTLEGLGFEVKTDKVLGGLFGTVRTVKSGDTDLSNGGKIRLRDANGNPTVITLTIV from the coding sequence ATGAGTGAGAACGAGCCCGCGCAGATGATTGAGGGACGCTACCGCATCGTGCGCAATATCGCCGAGGGTGGTATGGCCACCGTGTATGAGGCCGTCGATGAGCGTCTGGGGCGCACCGTGGCGATTAAGGTCATGCACACACAACTCGCCAAAGGCCCGCATCGGGAGCAGTTCGTCGAACGGTTCCGCCGCGAGGCCAATTCGGCCGCGTCCATCGCCAACCCGCACATCGTTCAGGTGTATGACACCGGCGAGTTCAATGGACTTGATTTTCTGGTCATGGAATATGTGCATGGCGTCAATCTGCGGCATGAGATGAACACCCAAGGCACATTCTCCGTGCGTGAGACGCTGCGCGTGGTCGCGGAGACGCTGGATGGTCTGGCTTCCGCGCATCGCGCCGGCGTGGTCCACCGTGACATCAAGCCCGAGAACATTTTGATCAATGATCGCGGCCATGTGCAGATCACCGATTTCGGTCTGGCCAAGGCCGCCAGCCAGGCCACATTGAGCTCCACCGGCATGCTATTGGGCACCGCCGCTTATCTGGCTCCCGAAATGATCGAGAACAATCAGGCCACCGCGCAAGGCGACCTGTATTCGGTGGGCATCATGGCATGGGAGATGATGACCGGCAAGGTGCCGTTCGATTCGGATAATCCGGTGACGCTTGTCTTCAAGCATGTTCATGAGGACGTGCCGTCCGTGGCCACGGTCTGCCAGGGCATTGATCCGTCCGTGGCGGCGTTCATCGCCCATCTGACCGCGCGTCAGGTGGATGCCCGCCCCGCCGATGGCGCGGCAGCAGCTGAGGAATTGAGCCAGTTGGCCGCCAAATTGCCGCTGGAGGCGTGGCAATACCGTTTGCATGCCGAACCCATCGGAGGCGATCATACCGATGCCACCGCTGCAGCATTGGTAGGCAATATCGCCGAGCAGGCCCCGCTGACCGGCGTACCTGCCGGTGCAGCAACGTTCGAGCCGTCCGTACCGGCATTTTTGGTCGATGATGCCGCAAGCAATACCGCCGATACCGGTGGCGCCGCAGACGTCAATCCTCCGGCGCCTCCGGTCGCCCCCACCACGGCACTTGATTCGTCGATGTTAGCCGATGCTTCGGCTCCCCATAAGACGCAGATCATGGCACAGTCCGGCAGCGAGACACAAGTGCTGCCTCAGGCCGGCGATGCCTTCACCCGAGCGCTTGCCCTTTCCGATGAGCCGGATGTCGCTTCCAATGGCACCGGGCCAAAGAAGCAGCGCAGCAAAAAACCGCTCATCATCGTACTGGTGATAGTGCTGGTACTGGCTGCAATCGGCGGAACCGCCGGCTGGTGGTGGTTTGCCGGACCGGGCAGCTATTGGAGTGTGCCCAAGCCGGATGACGTGACCTGCGATGCGAATGCAAGCACCGAATGCTCGTTGGCCGGCGCGGATTGGGCCACGTATGAGAGCACGTTGAAGGCTCTCGGCATCCCCTACAAGACGCACAAGGAATACAGCGACGACGTGGCGGAAGGCAAGATCATCTCTTCTTCCGTGAACAAGACCAAGGCCGTTGTGAACAGCCGCATAAGCAAGCGAGCCAATCAGGAGCTTACGGTGGTGGTGTCCAAGGGCGTGCGGATGACCACCATCCCGAAGGATATTCTCGACGCGAATTCGGCCAATGGCAAGGACCCGTTGAACGCGCTCAAGAAGGCCGGCTTCGATAATGTCAAGCATGACGAGTCGAAGGATGAGTATTCGATGGACACGCCGCAGGGTGTGGCATTGACGATCTCCCCTGATCCCGGTACCACGGCCAAGCACAACGATGAGGTGACGGTTACTTTGAGCAAGGGACCGATGCCGGTGACCATGCCTAACATCGTCGGTAAGACCCAGGATGAGATGCAAGCCGCGCTCGGCGAGTTGAAGCTCACGGCCAATGTCACCGAACAGTACGATGACAAGGTCGAGGCCGGTCAAGTCATTTCCGCGTCTCAGGAAGCCGGAGCCCAGCTGAAGTGGGGCGATAGCGTGGACGTGGTGATTTCCAAGGGTCCGGAGATGGCGACGATACCGTCCGGCCTTGTCGGCAAACAGGAAAGCGCCGTAACCAAGACACTTGAAGGTCTCGGGTTCGAGGTGAAAACCGACAAGGTGCTCGGTGGCCTGTTCGGCACGGTACGTACCGTGAAAAGTGGCGATACGGACCTATCCAACGGCGGCAAGATTCGCTTGCGCGATGCCAACGGCAACCCCACCGTCATCACCCTCACCATCGTGTGA
- a CDS encoding lysophospholipid acyltransferase family protein, protein MLYWFFVKGLGPIAHHRLSPAVSGLNNVPREGGAIIAANHLAVIDDALIPITCPRMVHFMGKAEYFEGKGLKGKFKKWWFTSVGVFPVDRSGGSKSLGALEHAREIIEDGHLFGIHIEGTRSPDGRLYKGHTGAARLALETGCPIVPTAIIGSDKLQPIGTSIPKKGKTKVLYGKPIEVAKKPADEITHDDLRSLTDRVSTAIQKMSGQEFVNEYAQKVKAELKAQQAAEEAEK, encoded by the coding sequence GTGCTCTACTGGTTCTTCGTCAAAGGTCTCGGCCCTATTGCTCATCATCGTTTGAGCCCTGCTGTCAGCGGACTGAATAACGTGCCTCGAGAGGGTGGCGCGATTATCGCAGCCAACCATCTGGCGGTGATTGACGATGCTTTGATTCCGATTACCTGCCCGCGCATGGTGCACTTCATGGGCAAAGCCGAATACTTCGAGGGCAAGGGATTGAAGGGCAAGTTCAAGAAGTGGTGGTTCACGTCCGTGGGCGTGTTCCCGGTTGATCGTTCCGGTGGCAGCAAGTCGCTTGGCGCACTCGAGCATGCACGCGAGATTATCGAGGATGGGCACCTGTTCGGTATCCACATTGAAGGCACGCGCAGCCCAGACGGTCGACTGTACAAGGGACACACCGGTGCCGCACGACTTGCGCTCGAGACCGGTTGCCCGATTGTTCCGACCGCCATCATCGGCTCGGACAAGCTGCAGCCGATTGGCACGTCGATTCCCAAGAAGGGCAAGACCAAGGTGTTGTATGGCAAGCCGATTGAGGTTGCGAAGAAGCCGGCTGATGAAATTACACATGATGATTTGCGTTCGCTGACCGATCGTGTTTCCACCGCAATCCAGAAAATGAGCGGTCAGGAATTCGTGAACGAATACGCCCAGAAGGTCAAGGCCGAGCTCAAGGCCCAGCAGGCCGCTGAAGAAGCCGAAAAGTAA
- the trpD gene encoding anthranilate phosphoribosyltransferase has protein sequence MAEITWKSILTKLVGGDHLTAEESEWFVDDLMQGNANPAAVGAALAMQQQLGLTADEVRGAAKAMVSHAVPLNVSGGTTDIVGTGGDGFATVNLSTMGSVAAAAAGVKIVKHGNRAASSKCGAADVLEDLGLPLDLKPEAVGEVGDEVGITFAFARTFHPAMRFVGPIRAALGIPCVFNILGPLTNPANPAHVAIGCANRKVSPIMAAVYASRGQSGLVYTSHEGMDELAPTGPVSVWEIRDGKVTETEFDPTVDLGLAKITVEQLKGGVPDVNANAFKDFLAGKDIPSRTTALLNAASAIVADGNLVGNGTLAERFAEAYKLAEETVDSGKAEALFDKWIETAKSKA, from the coding sequence ATGGCCGAGATCACATGGAAGTCGATTCTCACCAAGCTGGTCGGGGGAGACCACCTTACTGCTGAGGAATCGGAGTGGTTCGTGGACGACCTGATGCAAGGTAACGCCAATCCGGCCGCCGTGGGTGCCGCGCTCGCTATGCAGCAGCAGCTGGGACTGACCGCCGACGAGGTGCGTGGTGCCGCCAAGGCCATGGTCTCCCACGCCGTGCCGCTGAACGTTTCCGGTGGGACCACCGACATCGTGGGCACCGGTGGTGACGGCTTCGCCACCGTGAACCTGTCCACCATGGGCTCCGTGGCCGCCGCTGCAGCCGGCGTGAAGATCGTCAAGCACGGCAACCGCGCTGCATCCTCGAAGTGCGGTGCCGCCGATGTGCTCGAAGACCTCGGCCTGCCGCTGGATTTGAAGCCGGAGGCCGTCGGCGAAGTGGGCGACGAGGTGGGCATCACCTTCGCGTTCGCCCGCACCTTCCACCCGGCCATGCGCTTCGTGGGCCCGATTCGTGCCGCGCTCGGCATTCCGTGCGTCTTCAACATCCTGGGACCGTTGACCAACCCCGCCAACCCGGCACACGTGGCCATCGGCTGCGCCAACCGCAAGGTGAGCCCGATCATGGCTGCCGTCTACGCCAGCCGTGGTCAGTCCGGCTTGGTCTACACTTCGCATGAGGGCATGGATGAGCTCGCCCCCACCGGCCCGGTTTCCGTCTGGGAGATTCGCGACGGCAAGGTCACCGAAACCGAGTTCGACCCGACCGTGGATCTGGGCTTGGCCAAGATTACCGTCGAACAGCTCAAGGGCGGCGTTCCGGACGTCAACGCCAACGCATTCAAGGACTTCCTGGCCGGCAAGGACATTCCGTCCCGCACCACCGCACTGCTCAACGCCGCCTCCGCCATCGTGGCCGACGGCAATCTGGTCGGCAACGGCACACTGGCCGAGCGTTTCGCCGAAGCCTACAAGCTGGCCGAGGAAACCGTCGATTCCGGCAAGGCCGAAGCCCTGTTCGACAAGTGGATCGAAACCGCCAAGTCCAAGGCGTGA
- a CDS encoding transposase, translating to MFGLFFQTLTPEQRASIRVVAGDGARWIDSCVHEWCPNAERAPDGFHIVSWTSDAPDNPRKQQKPLFCAIP from the coding sequence GTGTTCGGCCTGTTCTTCCAAACGTTGACGCCCGAACAGCGCGCCTCCATCAGGGTCGTCGCCGGGGACGGGGCCCGGTGGATCGACTCATGCGTGCATGAGTGGTGCCCGAACGCCGAACGCGCGCCCGACGGGTTCCACATCGTCAGTTGGACGAGCGACGCGCCCGACAACCCACGAAAACAGCAGAAGCCTCTTTTTTGTGCTATCCCGTAA
- the secA gene encoding preprotein translocase subunit SecA: MVDIIDKALRMGEGHQLKKLENVAKAVNALEDEISALSDEDLKAQTPKFKQEIENGKSLDEIMPEAFATVREVSKRTLGQRHFDVQLMGGAALHWGNIAEMKTGEGKTLVATLPTYLNALEGKGVHVVTVNDYLASYQSELMGRIYRFLGMNVGCIITEQKPPERRKQYNADITYGTNNEFGFDYLRDNMAWEKADLVQRGHHYAIVDEVDSILIDEARTPLIISGPAEGDVTRWYRQFAKLVLKLTRDEDYDVDEKKKVVGILDPGITKVEDFLGIDNLYEPANTALIGYLNNAIKAKELFLRDKDYVVTQGEVLIVDEHTGRILPGRRYNEGLHQAIEAKEGVEVKAENQTFATITLQNYFRMYDKLAGMTGTAETEAAEFMNTYKLGVLPIKTNKPMIRKDQDDLIYRTKKEKLAAIVKDVAKRHAKGQPVLLGTASVESSEVVSTLLDVAKIPHQVLNAKQHEKEAAVVAVAGRKGAVTVATNMAGRGTDIMLGGNVEFLADAKLKSEGYSPEDTPEEYEKRWPGTLNEIKAQVKDEHEEVKELGGLYVLGTERHESRRIDNQLRGRSGRQGDPGESRFYLSLEDDLMRLFNTQLVAQVMAKGMEEGQPIEAKSVTKGVRTAQKAVESRNYEIRKNVLKYDDVMNKQRTVIYSERQAVLKGEDIHKDILRFISDTVESYIKGANKGSEKPKDWDWEGLFKALNTVIPTKVDEDEVRKIVGGLKGAKAVEAVRDLIVEDARQQYGEMEETIGETGLRDLERRVVLAVLDRKWREHLYEMDYLKDGIGLRGMGQRDPLVEYQREGYQMYNSMIEAIKEETVQLLFHIDIKQVATTDEAVDEVEETAESADTIAVASGPDENGESVVEAAEGEVEEEDEDTDAKQAIAESAAASGAGESTLPVAGPAPISHAEGKVPVSKRPKSEELKTPWADGRTFPGTGKNAPCPCGSGRKYKMCHGQNEK, from the coding sequence GTGGTCGATATTATTGACAAAGCCCTGCGAATGGGTGAAGGCCACCAGCTCAAGAAGCTGGAGAACGTGGCCAAGGCCGTGAACGCTCTTGAGGACGAGATCTCCGCCCTCTCTGACGAGGATCTGAAGGCCCAAACCCCGAAGTTCAAGCAGGAAATCGAAAACGGCAAGAGCCTGGACGAGATCATGCCCGAGGCGTTCGCCACCGTGCGCGAGGTCTCCAAGCGCACCCTTGGCCAGCGTCACTTCGACGTGCAGCTCATGGGCGGTGCTGCCCTGCACTGGGGCAACATCGCCGAAATGAAGACCGGTGAAGGCAAGACCCTGGTCGCCACCCTGCCCACCTATCTGAACGCTCTCGAAGGCAAGGGCGTGCACGTGGTCACCGTCAACGACTACCTCGCCAGCTACCAGAGCGAGCTGATGGGCCGTATCTACCGTTTCCTCGGCATGAACGTCGGCTGCATCATCACCGAGCAGAAGCCGCCGGAGCGCCGCAAGCAGTACAACGCTGACATCACCTACGGCACCAACAACGAGTTCGGCTTCGACTACCTGCGTGACAACATGGCATGGGAGAAGGCCGACCTCGTGCAGCGCGGTCACCACTACGCCATCGTCGATGAGGTCGATTCCATCCTCATCGATGAGGCCCGTACCCCGCTTATCATCTCCGGCCCGGCCGAAGGCGACGTGACCCGCTGGTACCGTCAGTTCGCCAAGCTGGTGCTGAAGCTCACCCGCGACGAGGACTACGACGTCGACGAGAAGAAGAAGGTCGTCGGCATCCTGGACCCGGGCATCACCAAGGTCGAGGACTTCCTCGGCATCGACAACCTGTATGAGCCGGCCAACACCGCCCTGATCGGCTACCTCAACAACGCCATCAAGGCCAAGGAACTGTTCCTGCGTGACAAGGACTACGTCGTCACCCAGGGCGAGGTGCTCATCGTCGACGAGCACACCGGCCGTATCCTGCCGGGCCGCCGCTACAACGAGGGTCTGCACCAGGCCATCGAGGCCAAGGAAGGCGTGGAGGTCAAGGCCGAGAACCAGACCTTCGCCACCATCACCCTGCAGAACTACTTCCGTATGTACGACAAGCTCGCGGGCATGACCGGTACGGCCGAAACCGAGGCCGCCGAGTTCATGAACACCTACAAGCTGGGCGTGCTGCCGATCAAGACCAACAAGCCGATGATCCGCAAGGACCAGGACGACCTCATCTACCGCACCAAGAAGGAGAAGCTGGCCGCCATCGTCAAGGACGTGGCCAAGCGTCACGCCAAGGGCCAGCCGGTGCTGCTCGGTACCGCTTCCGTGGAAAGCTCCGAAGTGGTCTCCACCCTGCTCGACGTGGCCAAGATCCCTCACCAGGTCCTGAACGCCAAGCAGCATGAGAAGGAAGCCGCCGTGGTCGCCGTCGCCGGCCGCAAGGGAGCCGTCACCGTGGCCACCAACATGGCCGGCCGTGGTACCGACATCATGCTCGGCGGTAACGTCGAGTTCCTTGCCGACGCCAAGCTGAAGTCCGAGGGCTACTCTCCGGAAGACACCCCGGAAGAGTATGAGAAGCGTTGGCCGGGCACCCTGAACGAGATCAAGGCCCAGGTCAAGGACGAGCACGAGGAAGTCAAGGAGCTGGGCGGCCTGTACGTGCTCGGCACCGAGCGCCACGAGTCCCGTCGAATCGACAACCAGCTGCGCGGTCGTTCCGGCCGTCAGGGCGATCCAGGCGAGTCCCGCTTCTACCTGTCGCTGGAAGACGATCTGATGCGTCTGTTCAACACCCAGCTGGTGGCCCAGGTCATGGCCAAGGGCATGGAGGAAGGCCAGCCGATCGAGGCCAAGTCCGTGACCAAGGGCGTGCGCACCGCACAGAAGGCCGTCGAATCCCGCAACTACGAGATTCGTAAGAACGTGCTGAAGTACGACGACGTGATGAACAAGCAGCGTACCGTCATCTACTCCGAGCGCCAGGCTGTGCTCAAGGGCGAAGACATCCACAAGGACATCCTGCGTTTCATTTCCGACACCGTCGAGTCCTACATCAAGGGTGCCAACAAGGGATCCGAGAAACCGAAGGACTGGGATTGGGAGGGCCTGTTCAAGGCGCTCAACACCGTGATCCCCACCAAGGTCGACGAAGACGAGGTCAGGAAGATCGTCGGCGGCCTCAAGGGTGCGAAGGCCGTCGAGGCCGTGCGCGACCTGATCGTCGAGGACGCCAGGCAGCAGTACGGCGAAATGGAGGAGACCATCGGCGAGACCGGCTTGCGCGATCTCGAACGCCGCGTGGTGCTCGCCGTGCTCGACCGCAAGTGGCGCGAGCACCTTTACGAGATGGATTACCTCAAGGACGGCATCGGCCTGCGTGGCATGGGCCAGCGCGACCCGCTGGTCGAATACCAGCGCGAAGGCTACCAGATGTACAACTCCATGATCGAGGCCATTAAGGAGGAGACCGTCCAGCTGCTGTTCCACATCGACATCAAGCAGGTCGCCACCACCGACGAGGCCGTTGACGAGGTCGAGGAGACCGCCGAAAGCGCCGACACCATCGCCGTGGCCTCCGGCCCCGACGAGAACGGCGAATCCGTGGTCGAGGCCGCCGAGGGCGAAGTCGAGGAAGAGGACGAGGATACGGACGCCAAGCAGGCGATCGCCGAATCCGCAGCCGCCTCCGGGGCCGGCGAGTCCACGCTGCCTGTTGCCGGACCGGCTCCGATCAGCCACGCCGAAGGCAAGGTCCCGGTTTCCAAGCGTCCGAAGAGCGAAGAGCTCAAGACGCCGTGGGCCGACGGCCGCACCTTCCCTGGCACTGGCAAGAACGCCCCGTGCCCGTGCGGTTCCGGCCGCAAGTACAAGATGTGCCACGGCCAGAACGAGAAGTGA
- the hpf gene encoding ribosome hibernation-promoting factor, HPF/YfiA family, translated as MEIVVTGRHTQVKQRFRDVVETKMNRVTAIAPDAQRAQIVLTHEGNPRQADTAKRVEITVIAGRTVVRAEASSTDEFSALDMALDKLTLRLRRTRDRRKDHRRGYANPVPVDLGVIAPEPEPEEPEEEPNNSPQAAVASDLGPGESVEVQVGDTPIVIRRKLHIAEPMSIDEALYEMELIGHDFFLFVNKETGRPSVVYHRHGWSYGVFEIDTPENVKKA; from the coding sequence ATGGAAATCGTCGTTACCGGACGCCACACGCAGGTCAAGCAAAGGTTCCGTGATGTGGTCGAGACCAAGATGAATCGTGTGACCGCTATCGCCCCGGATGCTCAGCGCGCGCAGATCGTGCTGACCCATGAGGGCAACCCGCGTCAGGCCGATACCGCCAAGCGCGTGGAAATCACCGTTATCGCCGGACGTACCGTGGTGCGTGCGGAGGCTTCCAGCACCGATGAATTCAGCGCGCTGGACATGGCGCTGGATAAGTTGACGCTGCGTCTGCGTCGTACTCGTGACCGTCGCAAGGATCACCGTCGTGGTTACGCGAACCCGGTCCCGGTGGATCTGGGTGTTATCGCCCCGGAGCCCGAGCCGGAGGAGCCGGAGGAAGAGCCGAACAACAGCCCGCAGGCTGCGGTCGCCTCCGATCTTGGCCCTGGCGAATCCGTGGAGGTCCAGGTTGGGGATACGCCGATTGTCATCCGTCGCAAGCTGCACATCGCCGAGCCTATGAGCATCGACGAGGCGCTGTACGAGATGGAACTGATCGGACACGACTTCTTCCTGTTCGTGAACAAGGAGACCGGACGCCCGTCCGTCGTCTACCACCGTCACGGTTGGAGCTACGGCGTGTTCGAAATCGATACTCCGGAGAACGTCAAGAAGGCCTGA
- a CDS encoding regulatory protein RecX — MISAEAFLRRNPVASQDMPIAEQHVQSKPSGRFSRRGRDAAVVEDPNDLDACREAALRLLDAAPRASGALRERLLAKGYGEAIVDEVIERLIRVQLIDDGAYAESAVRYCAGRMMGRRGTVMELARKGVDRKLAEQVCDEAEQNGIFEDAAWELGRQIARKTHGLDRRVRQRRLWSAGGRKGHSPETLRRVAAELLV; from the coding sequence ATGATTAGTGCCGAAGCGTTCTTGCGGCGCAATCCTGTTGCGTCGCAAGACATGCCCATTGCCGAGCAGCATGTTCAGTCGAAACCGTCGGGACGTTTTTCTCGACGGGGGAGAGACGCTGCCGTTGTCGAAGATCCCAATGATTTGGACGCTTGCCGCGAGGCTGCATTGCGTTTGCTGGACGCGGCCCCGCGTGCATCCGGTGCGTTACGCGAACGATTGCTTGCCAAAGGGTACGGCGAGGCGATCGTGGACGAGGTCATCGAACGGCTGATTCGCGTGCAACTGATTGACGACGGCGCTTATGCCGAATCGGCCGTACGCTATTGTGCCGGTCGCATGATGGGCCGTCGTGGTACGGTCATGGAACTTGCTCGCAAAGGTGTGGACCGCAAGCTGGCTGAACAGGTGTGTGACGAAGCTGAGCAAAATGGCATCTTTGAAGATGCCGCATGGGAATTGGGCCGCCAAATAGCCCGCAAAACCCATGGCCTCGATCGTCGGGTCCGTCAGCGTCGGCTTTGGTCCGCCGGCGGCCGCAAAGGCCACAGCCCCGAAACCCTCCGTCGAGTCGCCGCCGAATTGTTGGTGTAG